Proteins found in one Phocoena sinus isolate mPhoSin1 chromosome 19, mPhoSin1.pri, whole genome shotgun sequence genomic segment:
- the CDK10 gene encoding cyclin-dependent kinase 10 isoform X4 — protein MALRTVEVALSELPWEKLGRCRSVKEFEKLNRIGEGTYGIVYRARDTQTDEIVALKKVRMDKEKDGVPISSLREITLLLRLRHPNIVELKEVVVGNHLESIFLVMGYCEQDLASLLENMPTPFSEAQVKCIVLQVLRGLQYLHRNFIIHRDLKVSNLLMTDKGCVKTADFGLARAYGIPLKPMTPKVVTLWYRAPELLLGTTTQTTSIDMWAVGCILAELLAHKPLLPGASEIHQVDLIVQLLGTPSENIWPGFSQLPLVSQYSLRKQPYNNLKHKFPWLSEAGLRLLNLLFMYDPKKRATAGDCLESSYFKEKPLRESPPPPGRRLAGGPCPGWGRCWAGGQWGSSRHGLLVPQKPRAGPGGEQREAWGALPTRR, from the exons ATGGCACTTAGAACTGTGGAAGTGGCTTTGTCAGAGCTGCCCTGGGAGAAG CTGGGACGGTGCCGGAGCGTGAAGGAGTTTGAGAAGCTGAACCGCATTGGGGAAGGCACCTACGGCATTGTGT ACAGGGCCCGGGATACCCAAACGGATGAGATTGTCGCCCTGAAGAAAGTGCGGATGGACAAGGAGAAGGATG GGGTCCCCATCAGCAGCCTTCGAGAGATCACGCTTCTCCTTCGCCTCCGCCATCCGAACATCGTGGAGCTGAAGGAGGTGGTTGTGGGGAACCACCTGGAGAG CATCTTCCTGGTGATGGGTTACTGTGAGCAGGACCTGGCCAGCCTTCTGGAGAACATGCCGACACCCTTCTCTGAGGCGCAG GTCAAGTGCATCGTGCTGCAGGTGCTCCGGGGCCTCCAGTACCTGCACCGGAACTTCATCATCCACAG GGATCTGAAGGTCTCCAACTTGCTCATGACGGATAAGGGCTGCGTGAAGACAG CGGATTTCGGCCTGGCCCGGGCCTATGGCATCCCGCTGAAGCCAATGACCCCCAAGGTGGTCACCCTCTG GTACCGAGCCCCTGAACTGCTGCTGGGGACCACTACGCAGACCACCAGCATCGACATGTG GGCCGTGGGCTGCATCCTGGCCGAGCTGCTGGCCCATAAGCCCCTTCTGCCCGGCGCTTCCGAGATCCACCAGGTGGACCTGATCGTACAGCTGCTGGGGACACCCAGTGAGAACATCTGGCCG gGCTTCTCCCAGCTGCCACTGGTGAGCCAGTACAGTCTGAGGAAGCAGCCCTACAACAACCTGAAGCACAAGTTCCCGTGGCTCTCGGAGGCCGGCCTGCGCCTGCTGAACCTGCTCTTCATGTATGACCCCAAGAAAAG GGCGACGGCCGGCGACTGCCTGGAGAGCTCCTACTTCAAGGAGAAGCCCCTGCGTGAGTCTCCCCCGCCCCCTGGCCGGCGCTTGGCTGGGGGTCCCTGTCCGGGCTGGGGCCGCTGTTGGGCAGGTGGACAGTGGGGCTCGAGCAGGCACGGGCTGCTCGTGCCGCAGAAACCGCGTGCAGGGccaggaggggagcagagggaggcGTGGGGGGCCCTCCCCACCCGGCGCTGa
- the CDK10 gene encoding cyclin-dependent kinase 10 isoform X2 produces the protein MGEPEPEPEQIRLKCIRKEGFFTVPPEHRLGRCRSVKEFEKLNRIGEGTYGIVYRARDTQTDEIVALKKVRMDKEKDGVPISSLREITLLLRLRHPNIVELKEVVVGNHLESIFLVMGYCEQDLASLLENMPTPFSEAQVKCIVLQVLRGLQYLHRNFIIHRDLKVSNLLMTDKGCVKTADFGLARAYGIPLKPMTPKVVTLWYRAPELLLGTTTQTTSIDMWAVGCILAELLAHKPLLPGASEIHQVDLIVQLLGTPSENIWPGFSQLPLVSQYSLRKQPYNNLKHKFPWLSEAGLRLLNLLFMYDPKKRATAGDCLESSYFKEKPLPCEPELMPTFPHHRNKRAAPATSSGAESQSRRCKP, from the exons ATGggggagccggagccggagccggaaCAGATCCGTCTGAAGTGTATCCGTAAGGAAGGCTTCTTCACGGTGCCTCCAGAGCACAGG CTGGGACGGTGCCGGAGCGTGAAGGAGTTTGAGAAGCTGAACCGCATTGGGGAAGGCACCTACGGCATTGTGT ACAGGGCCCGGGATACCCAAACGGATGAGATTGTCGCCCTGAAGAAAGTGCGGATGGACAAGGAGAAGGATG GGGTCCCCATCAGCAGCCTTCGAGAGATCACGCTTCTCCTTCGCCTCCGCCATCCGAACATCGTGGAGCTGAAGGAGGTGGTTGTGGGGAACCACCTGGAGAG CATCTTCCTGGTGATGGGTTACTGTGAGCAGGACCTGGCCAGCCTTCTGGAGAACATGCCGACACCCTTCTCTGAGGCGCAG GTCAAGTGCATCGTGCTGCAGGTGCTCCGGGGCCTCCAGTACCTGCACCGGAACTTCATCATCCACAG GGATCTGAAGGTCTCCAACTTGCTCATGACGGATAAGGGCTGCGTGAAGACAG CGGATTTCGGCCTGGCCCGGGCCTATGGCATCCCGCTGAAGCCAATGACCCCCAAGGTGGTCACCCTCTG GTACCGAGCCCCTGAACTGCTGCTGGGGACCACTACGCAGACCACCAGCATCGACATGTG GGCCGTGGGCTGCATCCTGGCCGAGCTGCTGGCCCATAAGCCCCTTCTGCCCGGCGCTTCCGAGATCCACCAGGTGGACCTGATCGTACAGCTGCTGGGGACACCCAGTGAGAACATCTGGCCG gGCTTCTCCCAGCTGCCACTGGTGAGCCAGTACAGTCTGAGGAAGCAGCCCTACAACAACCTGAAGCACAAGTTCCCGTGGCTCTCGGAGGCCGGCCTGCGCCTGCTGAACCTGCTCTTCATGTATGACCCCAAGAAAAG GGCGACGGCCGGCGACTGCCTGGAGAGCTCCTACTTCAAGGAGAAGCCCCTGC cctgcGAGCCGGAGCTCATGCCCACTTTCCCCCACCACCGCAACAAGCGTGCTGCCCCGGCCACATCCTCAGGCGCTGAGAGCCAGAGCCGGCGCTGCAAGCCCTGA
- the CDK10 gene encoding cyclin-dependent kinase 10 isoform X1, whose protein sequence is MGEPEPEPEQIRLKCIRKEGFFTVPPEHRLGRCRSVKEFEKLNRIGEGTYGIVYRARDTQTDEIVALKKVRMDKEKDGVPISSLREITLLLRLRHPNIVELKEVVVGNHLESIFLVMGYCEQDLASLLENMPTPFSEAQVKCIVLQVLRGLQYLHRNFIIHRDLKVSNLLMTDKGCVKTADFGLARAYGIPLKPMTPKVVTLWYRAPELLLGTTTQTTSIDMWAVGCILAELLAHKPLLPGASEIHQVDLIVQLLGTPSENIWPGFSQLPLVSQYSLRKQPYNNLKHKFPWLSEAGLRLLNLLFMYDPKKRATAGDCLESSYFKEKPLRESPPPPGRRLAGGPCPGWGRCWAGGQWGSSRHGLLVPQKPRAGPGGEQREAWGALPTRR, encoded by the exons ATGggggagccggagccggagccggaaCAGATCCGTCTGAAGTGTATCCGTAAGGAAGGCTTCTTCACGGTGCCTCCAGAGCACAGG CTGGGACGGTGCCGGAGCGTGAAGGAGTTTGAGAAGCTGAACCGCATTGGGGAAGGCACCTACGGCATTGTGT ACAGGGCCCGGGATACCCAAACGGATGAGATTGTCGCCCTGAAGAAAGTGCGGATGGACAAGGAGAAGGATG GGGTCCCCATCAGCAGCCTTCGAGAGATCACGCTTCTCCTTCGCCTCCGCCATCCGAACATCGTGGAGCTGAAGGAGGTGGTTGTGGGGAACCACCTGGAGAG CATCTTCCTGGTGATGGGTTACTGTGAGCAGGACCTGGCCAGCCTTCTGGAGAACATGCCGACACCCTTCTCTGAGGCGCAG GTCAAGTGCATCGTGCTGCAGGTGCTCCGGGGCCTCCAGTACCTGCACCGGAACTTCATCATCCACAG GGATCTGAAGGTCTCCAACTTGCTCATGACGGATAAGGGCTGCGTGAAGACAG CGGATTTCGGCCTGGCCCGGGCCTATGGCATCCCGCTGAAGCCAATGACCCCCAAGGTGGTCACCCTCTG GTACCGAGCCCCTGAACTGCTGCTGGGGACCACTACGCAGACCACCAGCATCGACATGTG GGCCGTGGGCTGCATCCTGGCCGAGCTGCTGGCCCATAAGCCCCTTCTGCCCGGCGCTTCCGAGATCCACCAGGTGGACCTGATCGTACAGCTGCTGGGGACACCCAGTGAGAACATCTGGCCG gGCTTCTCCCAGCTGCCACTGGTGAGCCAGTACAGTCTGAGGAAGCAGCCCTACAACAACCTGAAGCACAAGTTCCCGTGGCTCTCGGAGGCCGGCCTGCGCCTGCTGAACCTGCTCTTCATGTATGACCCCAAGAAAAG GGCGACGGCCGGCGACTGCCTGGAGAGCTCCTACTTCAAGGAGAAGCCCCTGCGTGAGTCTCCCCCGCCCCCTGGCCGGCGCTTGGCTGGGGGTCCCTGTCCGGGCTGGGGCCGCTGTTGGGCAGGTGGACAGTGGGGCTCGAGCAGGCACGGGCTGCTCGTGCCGCAGAAACCGCGTGCAGGGccaggaggggagcagagggaggcGTGGGGGGCCCTCCCCACCCGGCGCTGa
- the CDK10 gene encoding cyclin-dependent kinase 10 isoform X5, with protein sequence METPKYSGLGRCRSVKEFEKLNRIGEGTYGIVYRARDTQTDEIVALKKVRMDKEKDGVPISSLREITLLLRLRHPNIVELKEVVVGNHLESIFLVMGYCEQDLASLLENMPTPFSEAQVKCIVLQVLRGLQYLHRNFIIHRDLKVSNLLMTDKGCVKTADFGLARAYGIPLKPMTPKVVTLWYRAPELLLGTTTQTTSIDMWAVGCILAELLAHKPLLPGASEIHQVDLIVQLLGTPSENIWPGFSQLPLVSQYSLRKQPYNNLKHKFPWLSEAGLRLLNLLFMYDPKKRATAGDCLESSYFKEKPLRESPPPPGRRLAGGPCPGWGRCWAGGQWGSSRHGLLVPQKPRAGPGGEQREAWGALPTRR encoded by the exons ATGGAGACCCCAAAATACAGTGGC CTGGGACGGTGCCGGAGCGTGAAGGAGTTTGAGAAGCTGAACCGCATTGGGGAAGGCACCTACGGCATTGTGT ACAGGGCCCGGGATACCCAAACGGATGAGATTGTCGCCCTGAAGAAAGTGCGGATGGACAAGGAGAAGGATG GGGTCCCCATCAGCAGCCTTCGAGAGATCACGCTTCTCCTTCGCCTCCGCCATCCGAACATCGTGGAGCTGAAGGAGGTGGTTGTGGGGAACCACCTGGAGAG CATCTTCCTGGTGATGGGTTACTGTGAGCAGGACCTGGCCAGCCTTCTGGAGAACATGCCGACACCCTTCTCTGAGGCGCAG GTCAAGTGCATCGTGCTGCAGGTGCTCCGGGGCCTCCAGTACCTGCACCGGAACTTCATCATCCACAG GGATCTGAAGGTCTCCAACTTGCTCATGACGGATAAGGGCTGCGTGAAGACAG CGGATTTCGGCCTGGCCCGGGCCTATGGCATCCCGCTGAAGCCAATGACCCCCAAGGTGGTCACCCTCTG GTACCGAGCCCCTGAACTGCTGCTGGGGACCACTACGCAGACCACCAGCATCGACATGTG GGCCGTGGGCTGCATCCTGGCCGAGCTGCTGGCCCATAAGCCCCTTCTGCCCGGCGCTTCCGAGATCCACCAGGTGGACCTGATCGTACAGCTGCTGGGGACACCCAGTGAGAACATCTGGCCG gGCTTCTCCCAGCTGCCACTGGTGAGCCAGTACAGTCTGAGGAAGCAGCCCTACAACAACCTGAAGCACAAGTTCCCGTGGCTCTCGGAGGCCGGCCTGCGCCTGCTGAACCTGCTCTTCATGTATGACCCCAAGAAAAG GGCGACGGCCGGCGACTGCCTGGAGAGCTCCTACTTCAAGGAGAAGCCCCTGCGTGAGTCTCCCCCGCCCCCTGGCCGGCGCTTGGCTGGGGGTCCCTGTCCGGGCTGGGGCCGCTGTTGGGCAGGTGGACAGTGGGGCTCGAGCAGGCACGGGCTGCTCGTGCCGCAGAAACCGCGTGCAGGGccaggaggggagcagagggaggcGTGGGGGGCCCTCCCCACCCGGCGCTGa
- the CDK10 gene encoding cyclin-dependent kinase 10 isoform X3: MRRKGQPSGSGLHLKWKLGRCRSVKEFEKLNRIGEGTYGIVYRARDTQTDEIVALKKVRMDKEKDGVPISSLREITLLLRLRHPNIVELKEVVVGNHLESIFLVMGYCEQDLASLLENMPTPFSEAQVKCIVLQVLRGLQYLHRNFIIHRDLKVSNLLMTDKGCVKTADFGLARAYGIPLKPMTPKVVTLWYRAPELLLGTTTQTTSIDMWAVGCILAELLAHKPLLPGASEIHQVDLIVQLLGTPSENIWPGFSQLPLVSQYSLRKQPYNNLKHKFPWLSEAGLRLLNLLFMYDPKKRATAGDCLESSYFKEKPLRESPPPPGRRLAGGPCPGWGRCWAGGQWGSSRHGLLVPQKPRAGPGGEQREAWGALPTRR; this comes from the exons CTGGGACGGTGCCGGAGCGTGAAGGAGTTTGAGAAGCTGAACCGCATTGGGGAAGGCACCTACGGCATTGTGT ACAGGGCCCGGGATACCCAAACGGATGAGATTGTCGCCCTGAAGAAAGTGCGGATGGACAAGGAGAAGGATG GGGTCCCCATCAGCAGCCTTCGAGAGATCACGCTTCTCCTTCGCCTCCGCCATCCGAACATCGTGGAGCTGAAGGAGGTGGTTGTGGGGAACCACCTGGAGAG CATCTTCCTGGTGATGGGTTACTGTGAGCAGGACCTGGCCAGCCTTCTGGAGAACATGCCGACACCCTTCTCTGAGGCGCAG GTCAAGTGCATCGTGCTGCAGGTGCTCCGGGGCCTCCAGTACCTGCACCGGAACTTCATCATCCACAG GGATCTGAAGGTCTCCAACTTGCTCATGACGGATAAGGGCTGCGTGAAGACAG CGGATTTCGGCCTGGCCCGGGCCTATGGCATCCCGCTGAAGCCAATGACCCCCAAGGTGGTCACCCTCTG GTACCGAGCCCCTGAACTGCTGCTGGGGACCACTACGCAGACCACCAGCATCGACATGTG GGCCGTGGGCTGCATCCTGGCCGAGCTGCTGGCCCATAAGCCCCTTCTGCCCGGCGCTTCCGAGATCCACCAGGTGGACCTGATCGTACAGCTGCTGGGGACACCCAGTGAGAACATCTGGCCG gGCTTCTCCCAGCTGCCACTGGTGAGCCAGTACAGTCTGAGGAAGCAGCCCTACAACAACCTGAAGCACAAGTTCCCGTGGCTCTCGGAGGCCGGCCTGCGCCTGCTGAACCTGCTCTTCATGTATGACCCCAAGAAAAG GGCGACGGCCGGCGACTGCCTGGAGAGCTCCTACTTCAAGGAGAAGCCCCTGCGTGAGTCTCCCCCGCCCCCTGGCCGGCGCTTGGCTGGGGGTCCCTGTCCGGGCTGGGGCCGCTGTTGGGCAGGTGGACAGTGGGGCTCGAGCAGGCACGGGCTGCTCGTGCCGCAGAAACCGCGTGCAGGGccaggaggggagcagagggaggcGTGGGGGGCCCTCCCCACCCGGCGCTGa
- the CDK10 gene encoding cyclin-dependent kinase 10 isoform X6: MDKEKDGVPISSLREITLLLRLRHPNIVELKEVVVGNHLESIFLVMGYCEQDLASLLENMPTPFSEAQVKCIVLQVLRGLQYLHRNFIIHRDLKVSNLLMTDKGCVKTADFGLARAYGIPLKPMTPKVVTLWYRAPELLLGTTTQTTSIDMWAVGCILAELLAHKPLLPGASEIHQVDLIVQLLGTPSENIWPGFSQLPLVSQYSLRKQPYNNLKHKFPWLSEAGLRLLNLLFMYDPKKRATAGDCLESSYFKEKPLRESPPPPGRRLAGGPCPGWGRCWAGGQWGSSRHGLLVPQKPRAGPGGEQREAWGALPTRR, from the exons ATGGACAAGGAGAAGGATG GGGTCCCCATCAGCAGCCTTCGAGAGATCACGCTTCTCCTTCGCCTCCGCCATCCGAACATCGTGGAGCTGAAGGAGGTGGTTGTGGGGAACCACCTGGAGAG CATCTTCCTGGTGATGGGTTACTGTGAGCAGGACCTGGCCAGCCTTCTGGAGAACATGCCGACACCCTTCTCTGAGGCGCAG GTCAAGTGCATCGTGCTGCAGGTGCTCCGGGGCCTCCAGTACCTGCACCGGAACTTCATCATCCACAG GGATCTGAAGGTCTCCAACTTGCTCATGACGGATAAGGGCTGCGTGAAGACAG CGGATTTCGGCCTGGCCCGGGCCTATGGCATCCCGCTGAAGCCAATGACCCCCAAGGTGGTCACCCTCTG GTACCGAGCCCCTGAACTGCTGCTGGGGACCACTACGCAGACCACCAGCATCGACATGTG GGCCGTGGGCTGCATCCTGGCCGAGCTGCTGGCCCATAAGCCCCTTCTGCCCGGCGCTTCCGAGATCCACCAGGTGGACCTGATCGTACAGCTGCTGGGGACACCCAGTGAGAACATCTGGCCG gGCTTCTCCCAGCTGCCACTGGTGAGCCAGTACAGTCTGAGGAAGCAGCCCTACAACAACCTGAAGCACAAGTTCCCGTGGCTCTCGGAGGCCGGCCTGCGCCTGCTGAACCTGCTCTTCATGTATGACCCCAAGAAAAG GGCGACGGCCGGCGACTGCCTGGAGAGCTCCTACTTCAAGGAGAAGCCCCTGCGTGAGTCTCCCCCGCCCCCTGGCCGGCGCTTGGCTGGGGGTCCCTGTCCGGGCTGGGGCCGCTGTTGGGCAGGTGGACAGTGGGGCTCGAGCAGGCACGGGCTGCTCGTGCCGCAGAAACCGCGTGCAGGGccaggaggggagcagagggaggcGTGGGGGGCCCTCCCCACCCGGCGCTGa
- the CDK10 gene encoding cyclin-dependent kinase 10 isoform X7, with product MDKEKDGVPISSLREITLLLRLRHPNIVELKEVVVGNHLESIFLVMGYCEQDLASLLENMPTPFSEAQVKCIVLQVLRGLQYLHRNFIIHRDLKVSNLLMTDKGCVKTADFGLARAYGIPLKPMTPKVVTLWYRAPELLLGTTTQTTSIDMWAVGCILAELLAHKPLLPGASEIHQVDLIVQLLGTPSENIWPGFSQLPLVSQYSLRKQPYNNLKHKFPWLSEAGLRLLNLLFMYDPKKRATAGDCLESSYFKEKPLPCEPELMPTFPHHRNKRAAPATSSGAESQSRRCKP from the exons ATGGACAAGGAGAAGGATG GGGTCCCCATCAGCAGCCTTCGAGAGATCACGCTTCTCCTTCGCCTCCGCCATCCGAACATCGTGGAGCTGAAGGAGGTGGTTGTGGGGAACCACCTGGAGAG CATCTTCCTGGTGATGGGTTACTGTGAGCAGGACCTGGCCAGCCTTCTGGAGAACATGCCGACACCCTTCTCTGAGGCGCAG GTCAAGTGCATCGTGCTGCAGGTGCTCCGGGGCCTCCAGTACCTGCACCGGAACTTCATCATCCACAG GGATCTGAAGGTCTCCAACTTGCTCATGACGGATAAGGGCTGCGTGAAGACAG CGGATTTCGGCCTGGCCCGGGCCTATGGCATCCCGCTGAAGCCAATGACCCCCAAGGTGGTCACCCTCTG GTACCGAGCCCCTGAACTGCTGCTGGGGACCACTACGCAGACCACCAGCATCGACATGTG GGCCGTGGGCTGCATCCTGGCCGAGCTGCTGGCCCATAAGCCCCTTCTGCCCGGCGCTTCCGAGATCCACCAGGTGGACCTGATCGTACAGCTGCTGGGGACACCCAGTGAGAACATCTGGCCG gGCTTCTCCCAGCTGCCACTGGTGAGCCAGTACAGTCTGAGGAAGCAGCCCTACAACAACCTGAAGCACAAGTTCCCGTGGCTCTCGGAGGCCGGCCTGCGCCTGCTGAACCTGCTCTTCATGTATGACCCCAAGAAAAG GGCGACGGCCGGCGACTGCCTGGAGAGCTCCTACTTCAAGGAGAAGCCCCTGC cctgcGAGCCGGAGCTCATGCCCACTTTCCCCCACCACCGCAACAAGCGTGCTGCCCCGGCCACATCCTCAGGCGCTGAGAGCCAGAGCCGGCGCTGCAAGCCCTGA
- the SPATA2L gene encoding spermatogenesis-associated protein 2-like protein isoform X2, giving the protein MGSSSLSEDYRLCLERELRHGRAGVCGDPSLRAVLWHILVEDFDLHGALQDDALALLTDGLWGRADLAPALRGLARAFELLELAAVHLYLLPWRKEFTTIKTFSGGYVHVLKGALSEDLLIQSFQKMGYVRRDDHRLMVAALPPARQLVQVALGCFALRLECEILGEVLAQLGTSMLPAEELLQARRASADVASCVAWLQQRLAREEEPPPVPPRGSPARCQAQLDLYRDLQEDEGSDETSLYGGPSPGPDSPPSELACQPLFWEQSARLWGVGGRAWEAEASSPASEEEPEAEAFSLLSLRQELLSRPGDLAAPQAPGTPEQASPPRVPEPPGYQTHSCLGPGALPTLCCDTCRQLHTSHCATLATCRPGHPLRALHGNHQRRLWLQRAQVDTLLYDAPRPAWP; this is encoded by the exons ATGGGCAGCAGCTCGCTGTCCGAGGACTACCGTCTGTGCCTGGAGCGCGAACTTAGGCACGGCCGCGCGGGCGTGTGCGGGGACCCATCGCTACGCGCCGTGCTCTGGCACATCCTGGTGGAAGACTTCGACCTGCATGGGGCGCTGCAGGATGACGCGCTGGCACTACTCACCGATGGCCTGTGGGGCCGCGCCGACCTGGCCCCTGCGCTACGCGGCCTGGCCCGCGCCTTCGAGCTGCTGGAGTTGGCCGCCGTGCACCTGTATCTGCTGCCTTGGAGGAAAGAGTTCACCACCATCAAG ACTTTCTCAGGGGGCTACGTGCACGTGCTGAAGGGCGCACTCTCGGAGGACCTCCTCATCCAGAGCTTCCAGAAGATGGGCTATGTGCGCAGGGACGACCACCGCCTTATGGTGGCCGCCCTGCCCCCCGCCCGCCAGCTTGTGCAGGTGGCCCTGGGCTGCTTTGCCCTGCGGCTGGAGTGTGAGATCCTGGGCGAGGTGCTGGCGCAGCTGGGCACCAGCATGCTGCCAGCCGAGGAGCTGTTGCAGGCGCGGCGGGCCAGCGCGGATGTGGCCTCCTGCGTGGCCTGGCTGCAGCAGCGACTAGCCCGCGAAGAAGAGCCACCACCTGTTCCCCCCCGTGGCTCCCCGGCCCGGTGCCAGGCCCAGCTGGACCTGTACCGGGACCTGCAGGAGGATGAGGGCTCAGATGAGACCAGCCTATACGGGGGACCCTCGCCAGGCCCCGACTCACCCCCCTCGGAGCTAGCCTGCCAGCCTCTGTTCTGGGAGCAGAGCGCCAGACTGTGGGGCGtggggggcagggcctgggaggcTGAGGCCAGCAGCCCAGCCTCGGAGGAGGAGCCCGAGGCCGAggccttctccctcctctcactGCGTCAAGAGCTGCTCAGTCGGCCCGGAGACCTGGCCgccccccaagcccctggcaccCCTGAGCAGGCCAGCCCCCCACGAGTCCCCGAGCCCCCCGGCTACCAGACACACAGCTGCCTGGGCCCTGGcgccctccccaccctctgctgTGACACGTGTCGCCAGCTGCACACTTCCCACTGTGCCACCCTGGCCACCTGCCGCCCGGGCCACCCTTTGCGCGCCCTGCACGGAAACCACCAGCGGCGCCTGTGGCTGCAGCGAGCCCAGGTGGACACCTTGCTCTACGATGCCCCTAGGCCCGCCTGGCCCTAG
- the SPATA2L gene encoding spermatogenesis-associated protein 2-like protein isoform X1 → MTLKRPAGFHLERWPRQRATRPLPPSRIWSIPLGNEKGPVTVGVAPPPGDCPAPRPVPAPGRRTKSHGTCFLGTLALPRVQLGRSAPASVGASAVCPLSLARQAVEVRVPGPSPGPALSALAEGAVPEETPPLTSRPRGGAGPTEAWCCWRGPNRAAGVRGLLVRDSMGSSSLSEDYRLCLERELRHGRAGVCGDPSLRAVLWHILVEDFDLHGALQDDALALLTDGLWGRADLAPALRGLARAFELLELAAVHLYLLPWRKEFTTIKTFSGGYVHVLKGALSEDLLIQSFQKMGYVRRDDHRLMVAALPPARQLVQVALGCFALRLECEILGEVLAQLGTSMLPAEELLQARRASADVASCVAWLQQRLAREEEPPPVPPRGSPARCQAQLDLYRDLQEDEGSDETSLYGGPSPGPDSPPSELACQPLFWEQSARLWGVGGRAWEAEASSPASEEEPEAEAFSLLSLRQELLSRPGDLAAPQAPGTPEQASPPRVPEPPGYQTHSCLGPGALPTLCCDTCRQLHTSHCATLATCRPGHPLRALHGNHQRRLWLQRAQVDTLLYDAPRPAWP, encoded by the exons ATGACGCTGAAACGCCCGGCCGGCTTCCACCTGGAGCGCTGGCCCCGCCAGAGGGCGACtcgacccctccctccctcccgtatCTGGTCAATCCCGTTAGGCAACGAGAAGGGTCCTGTCACTGTTGGGGTAGCCCCGCCCCCAGGAGATTGCCCCGCCCCGCGTCCGGTCCCCGCTCCCGGCAGGCGCACGAAGAGCCACGGTACCTGCTTCCTCGGCACCCTGGCGCTCCCGAGGGTCCAGCTCGGGAGGTCGGCACCCGCCTCGGTGGGAGCGTCCGCGGTGTGCCCCCTGTCCTTGGCTCGGCAGGCCGTGGAGGTTCGTGTTCCCGGGCCCTCACCAGGCCCCGCCCTGTCCGCGTTGGCGGAGGGGGCGGTGCCCGAAGAGACCCCGCCCCTAACGTCACGGCCGAGGGGTGGAGCCGGCCCGACGGAAGCGTGGTGCTGCTGGAGAGGCCCGAACAGAGCAGCGGGCGTTCGGGGACTGCTGGTGAGAGACAG CATGGGCAGCAGCTCGCTGTCCGAGGACTACCGTCTGTGCCTGGAGCGCGAACTTAGGCACGGCCGCGCGGGCGTGTGCGGGGACCCATCGCTACGCGCCGTGCTCTGGCACATCCTGGTGGAAGACTTCGACCTGCATGGGGCGCTGCAGGATGACGCGCTGGCACTACTCACCGATGGCCTGTGGGGCCGCGCCGACCTGGCCCCTGCGCTACGCGGCCTGGCCCGCGCCTTCGAGCTGCTGGAGTTGGCCGCCGTGCACCTGTATCTGCTGCCTTGGAGGAAAGAGTTCACCACCATCAAG ACTTTCTCAGGGGGCTACGTGCACGTGCTGAAGGGCGCACTCTCGGAGGACCTCCTCATCCAGAGCTTCCAGAAGATGGGCTATGTGCGCAGGGACGACCACCGCCTTATGGTGGCCGCCCTGCCCCCCGCCCGCCAGCTTGTGCAGGTGGCCCTGGGCTGCTTTGCCCTGCGGCTGGAGTGTGAGATCCTGGGCGAGGTGCTGGCGCAGCTGGGCACCAGCATGCTGCCAGCCGAGGAGCTGTTGCAGGCGCGGCGGGCCAGCGCGGATGTGGCCTCCTGCGTGGCCTGGCTGCAGCAGCGACTAGCCCGCGAAGAAGAGCCACCACCTGTTCCCCCCCGTGGCTCCCCGGCCCGGTGCCAGGCCCAGCTGGACCTGTACCGGGACCTGCAGGAGGATGAGGGCTCAGATGAGACCAGCCTATACGGGGGACCCTCGCCAGGCCCCGACTCACCCCCCTCGGAGCTAGCCTGCCAGCCTCTGTTCTGGGAGCAGAGCGCCAGACTGTGGGGCGtggggggcagggcctgggaggcTGAGGCCAGCAGCCCAGCCTCGGAGGAGGAGCCCGAGGCCGAggccttctccctcctctcactGCGTCAAGAGCTGCTCAGTCGGCCCGGAGACCTGGCCgccccccaagcccctggcaccCCTGAGCAGGCCAGCCCCCCACGAGTCCCCGAGCCCCCCGGCTACCAGACACACAGCTGCCTGGGCCCTGGcgccctccccaccctctgctgTGACACGTGTCGCCAGCTGCACACTTCCCACTGTGCCACCCTGGCCACCTGCCGCCCGGGCCACCCTTTGCGCGCCCTGCACGGAAACCACCAGCGGCGCCTGTGGCTGCAGCGAGCCCAGGTGGACACCTTGCTCTACGATGCCCCTAGGCCCGCCTGGCCCTAG